A single Natrinema pellirubrum DSM 15624 DNA region contains:
- a CDS encoding amidohydrolase, producing the protein MSYEVRNRVRDLRRAFHRHPEPGWREFRTTARVVEELERIGVDEIAVGREALATDERMAVPPESELEPWRERAREAGVRSDLLERTADGHTGVVATLEQGEGPCLGLRVDLDAISMRESTADDHRPAAEGFRSEHDGYMHACGHDAHLAMALGALETVKASEFEGTFKVFFQPAEEISGGGKAMAESGHLDDVDYLLALHVGLDHPTGEIVAGIEKPLAMAHLTATFEGASAHAGKAPNEGANAMQAAATAIQNAYGIPRHSDGLTRVNVGRIEGGTASNVIAEEVTIEAEVRGETTALMEYTRTELERVCYAAAEMHDCDVTPRMISESPRVDSHPALRDLVGNVAWDVDGVERVIPTEEFGVSEDVTYLMQRVQNNGGLASYVLIGADHPTSHHTPTFDIDETSLEVGVALLAETAIELSRRRP; encoded by the coding sequence ATGTCCTACGAGGTGCGAAACAGAGTGCGGGATCTCCGGCGGGCGTTTCACCGCCACCCCGAGCCCGGCTGGCGCGAGTTCCGGACGACGGCCCGGGTCGTCGAGGAACTCGAGCGGATCGGGGTCGACGAGATCGCCGTCGGCCGCGAGGCGCTGGCGACCGACGAGCGGATGGCGGTGCCGCCCGAGTCGGAACTCGAACCGTGGCGCGAGCGCGCCCGCGAGGCCGGGGTTCGGTCGGACCTCCTCGAGCGGACCGCCGACGGACACACGGGGGTCGTCGCGACGCTCGAGCAAGGCGAGGGGCCCTGTCTGGGGCTGCGGGTCGACCTCGACGCGATCTCGATGCGAGAGTCGACGGCCGACGATCACCGGCCGGCCGCCGAGGGGTTCCGGTCGGAACACGACGGCTACATGCACGCCTGCGGCCACGACGCCCACCTCGCGATGGCGCTTGGGGCGCTCGAGACGGTCAAAGCAAGCGAGTTCGAAGGCACGTTCAAGGTGTTCTTCCAGCCGGCCGAGGAGATCTCCGGTGGGGGGAAGGCGATGGCCGAGAGCGGCCACCTCGACGACGTCGACTACCTGCTGGCGTTGCACGTCGGGCTGGATCATCCCACCGGCGAGATCGTCGCCGGCATCGAGAAGCCGCTGGCGATGGCCCACCTCACCGCGACCTTCGAGGGGGCAAGCGCCCACGCGGGGAAGGCCCCGAACGAGGGGGCAAACGCCATGCAGGCGGCCGCGACCGCCATCCAGAACGCCTACGGCATCCCCCGCCACAGCGACGGGCTGACCCGGGTCAACGTCGGCCGGATCGAGGGCGGGACCGCGAGCAACGTCATCGCCGAGGAGGTCACCATCGAGGCGGAGGTCCGCGGCGAGACGACCGCTCTGATGGAGTATACGCGCACCGAACTCGAGCGGGTCTGCTATGCCGCCGCGGAGATGCACGATTGCGACGTGACGCCGCGGATGATCAGCGAGTCCCCGCGCGTCGACAGCCACCCCGCTCTGCGGGATCTCGTGGGCAACGTCGCGTGGGACGTCGACGGCGTCGAGCGGGTGATCCCGACCGAGGAGTTCGGCGTGAGCGAGGACGTGACCTATCTCATGCAGCGAGTGCAAAACAACGGCGGGCTGGCCTCCTACGTCCTGATCGGGGCCGACCACCCGACGAGCCACCACACGCCGACGTTCGACATCGACGAGACAAGCCTCGAGGTGGGGGTGGCACTGCTCGCCGAGACGGCGATCGAACTCTCCCGGCGGCGACCGTAG
- the tnpC gene encoding IS66 family transposase has translation MSLGIGGSPESIDSAIRTENSTHLRQQLVVQKLENRLLRRQLAVKQQQIEVLETRLKRYENPNTPPSKQGGAAGSPGNGDSDKEENEDQGDDAGGDADAASDSSPGRDEGHEGTTRPPPEPEETIRVDQGYCPDCEQILSNPDSYISRTIIDIPLPIPTTVVEYELGKHRCSCGNEVVAEHPDCPETGRFGPNIMAQTALGRFHQRLPNRKQAELFDWELDTPISHRTIYNLTKRVADRLRPAYDDVKARIQESDVVYCDETGFPVDGEQHWAWTFVTDEEVLFWVDESRGSQVLEDVLGEDFAEDSTLSCDGWSAYPSYHTKLQRCWAHLLREAEYVAERYEEAERLSEELHALHDDLTAFDEEDPSASAREQKRAEASLHLEGLIREDYEAQEVKKLIEKIRNGLGHWLTFVTEPDVDSTNNRAERALREQVVLRKMFRTLRSAEGVQIHETITTMLATWKRRGLDPPEQLQSILGGEELSSG, from the coding sequence GTGTCGCTGGGGATTGGCGGATCGCCGGAATCGATAGATTCCGCGATCCGCACCGAGAACAGTACGCATCTCCGCCAGCAACTCGTAGTCCAAAAGCTCGAGAACCGCCTTCTCCGTCGTCAACTCGCTGTAAAGCAACAGCAGATAGAGGTACTTGAGACTCGCCTCAAGCGGTACGAAAACCCAAACACACCACCCAGTAAGCAGGGTGGCGCGGCTGGATCACCTGGCAACGGTGACAGCGACAAGGAAGAGAACGAAGACCAAGGGGACGACGCTGGCGGCGACGCTGACGCCGCCAGCGACTCCTCTCCAGGACGTGACGAAGGTCACGAAGGAACAACTCGACCGCCTCCGGAACCAGAGGAGACTATTCGAGTCGATCAGGGATATTGCCCAGACTGTGAGCAAATCCTCTCTAACCCGGACAGCTACATCTCACGGACGATTATCGACATACCTCTCCCTATTCCAACCACTGTCGTCGAGTACGAACTCGGCAAACACCGCTGTTCCTGTGGAAACGAAGTCGTTGCTGAACATCCTGACTGCCCGGAAACCGGGCGGTTTGGGCCAAATATCATGGCCCAAACCGCCCTCGGTAGGTTCCATCAGCGACTTCCAAACCGTAAACAGGCGGAGCTGTTTGACTGGGAGCTCGATACACCCATCTCTCATCGGACGATCTACAACCTGACCAAGCGGGTCGCAGACCGGCTGCGACCCGCGTATGACGATGTCAAAGCCCGTATTCAGGAAAGTGACGTCGTCTACTGCGATGAAACGGGCTTTCCTGTTGACGGAGAGCAACACTGGGCGTGGACGTTCGTTACTGACGAAGAAGTGCTGTTCTGGGTTGATGAGAGTCGTGGAAGCCAGGTGTTAGAGGACGTCCTCGGCGAGGACTTCGCCGAGGACTCAACGCTCAGCTGTGACGGTTGGTCAGCGTATCCGAGCTATCACACGAAGCTCCAGCGGTGCTGGGCACATCTGTTGCGGGAGGCGGAGTACGTTGCTGAACGGTACGAGGAAGCAGAGAGGTTGTCTGAGGAGTTACACGCTCTCCACGACGATTTAACGGCGTTCGACGAGGAGGATCCGTCCGCCTCCGCCCGCGAGCAAAAGCGGGCGGAGGCGTCGTTACATCTGGAAGGCCTGATCAGGGAAGACTACGAGGCACAGGAGGTCAAGAAGCTGATCGAGAAGATCAGGAACGGGTTAGGGCACTGGCTGACGTTCGTTACAGAGCCAGATGTCGATTCGACGAATAATCGCGCAGAGCGCGCTCTGCGCGAGCAAGTTGTGCTGCGGAAGATGTTCCGGACCCTCCGCTCAGCCGAAGGGGTCCAGATTCACGAGACGATCACGACCATGTTGGCCACGTGGAAACGACGAGGACTAGATCCGCCCGAACAGCTCCAGTCTATCCTCGGTGGAGAAGAACTCAGCTCAGGGTGA
- a CDS encoding aminotransferase class III-fold pyridoxal phosphate-dependent enzyme yields the protein MDRDTAEPDADALPGPNAQQWVDFHQEYSAPSEYSHEFVWDVTREADGPFVTDVDGNVLLDFTCHIGAAPLGYNNEKVLEKVREFDLVEPMKIAGQDMYFGSGPNPDEAEFPGSSHLMQKLTEVSSQYGMDTVFLSNSGAEAMENAMKITNDYRAPAKYGVAFSGSFHGRTLGTLSLTKSKDVYTRHYPEISGIETVPFCADRGCDADSCDCGFFAGGGSQLRNMLAPEGGHVDPDEIAFLTLEPIQGVGGYRFPSETFMEEVAAVTDEYDIPLVVDEIQAGVGRTGEIWASDHYPIEPDVIASAKALRVGATISRSEVFPSQKNRLGSTFGGGDLLGSMMGAFTLEAIQEHDLLDNATRRGEQATELLRDDAPDHVEDVRGKGLMLAVEFDTPERRNAVVESALERGLLTLGCGKKTIRLLPPLDSTEREIELGIDIFCEAIEAVGPSATVA from the coding sequence ATGGATAGGGACACGGCGGAACCCGATGCGGACGCGCTTCCCGGGCCGAACGCCCAGCAGTGGGTCGACTTCCATCAGGAGTACTCCGCGCCCAGCGAGTACTCTCACGAGTTCGTCTGGGACGTGACCCGCGAGGCCGACGGCCCCTTCGTCACGGACGTCGACGGCAACGTCTTGCTCGATTTCACCTGTCACATCGGTGCGGCACCGCTGGGCTACAACAACGAGAAGGTCCTCGAGAAAGTCCGCGAGTTCGACCTCGTCGAACCGATGAAGATCGCGGGCCAGGACATGTACTTCGGCTCCGGCCCCAATCCCGACGAGGCCGAGTTCCCCGGCTCGAGTCACCTCATGCAGAAACTGACCGAGGTCTCGAGCCAGTACGGCATGGACACGGTCTTCCTCTCGAACTCCGGCGCGGAGGCCATGGAGAACGCGATGAAGATCACCAACGACTACCGCGCACCGGCCAAATACGGCGTCGCGTTTTCGGGGAGCTTCCACGGCCGTACCCTCGGCACGCTCTCGCTGACGAAGTCCAAGGACGTCTACACGCGCCATTACCCCGAGATCAGCGGGATCGAGACGGTACCGTTCTGCGCCGACCGGGGTTGTGACGCCGACAGCTGCGACTGCGGGTTCTTCGCCGGCGGTGGCTCGCAGCTCCGCAATATGCTCGCGCCCGAAGGCGGCCACGTCGACCCCGACGAGATCGCCTTCCTCACGCTCGAGCCGATTCAGGGCGTCGGCGGTTACCGGTTCCCCAGCGAGACGTTCATGGAGGAAGTCGCGGCCGTCACCGACGAGTACGACATTCCTCTGGTCGTCGACGAGATCCAGGCCGGCGTGGGCCGGACCGGGGAGATCTGGGCCTCTGATCACTACCCGATCGAACCCGACGTCATCGCCAGCGCGAAGGCCTTGCGCGTCGGCGCGACGATCTCCCGGTCGGAGGTCTTCCCCAGCCAGAAGAACCGGCTGGGCTCGACCTTCGGCGGCGGCGACCTGCTCGGCTCGATGATGGGTGCGTTCACGCTCGAGGCGATCCAGGAACACGACCTGCTCGACAACGCCACCCGACGGGGCGAACAGGCGACGGAACTCCTCCGGGACGACGCACCCGACCACGTCGAGGACGTCCGCGGGAAGGGGCTGATGCTGGCCGTCGAGTTCGACACCCCCGAACGCCGCAACGCCGTCGTCGAGTCGGCCCTCGAGCGCGGCCTCCTGACGCTGGGCTGTGGCAAGAAGACCATCCGGCTGCTGCCACCGCTGGACTCGACCGAACGCGAGATCGAACTCGGCATCGACATCTTCTGTGAGGCGATCGAGGCCGTCGGGCCGAGTGCGACGGTCGCGTAA
- a CDS encoding CDP-2,3-bis-(O-geranylgeranyl)-sn-glycerol synthase — protein sequence MAVLETLVIAFWAMLPAYVPNNAAVLAGGGRPIDGGRTWGDKRVLGDGKTWRGTAMGVAAGLALAAVLTVVEPTVSDSLGFDVPAFTPLAALGLAGGAMLGDILASFLKRRTGRQRGAMFPGLDQLDFVVVSLPLVALLDFGWFSTWFTLEVVLVVVVLTPILHVTTNMAAYKLELKNEPW from the coding sequence ATGGCAGTACTCGAGACGCTCGTGATCGCGTTCTGGGCGATGTTGCCCGCGTACGTCCCCAACAACGCCGCGGTGTTGGCCGGCGGCGGCCGTCCGATCGACGGCGGCCGGACCTGGGGCGACAAGCGGGTACTCGGCGACGGAAAGACCTGGCGCGGGACGGCGATGGGCGTCGCGGCGGGCCTCGCGCTCGCGGCCGTCCTCACCGTCGTCGAGCCGACCGTTAGCGATTCGCTCGGCTTCGACGTACCCGCGTTCACCCCGCTCGCGGCCCTCGGCCTCGCCGGCGGCGCGATGCTCGGTGACATCCTCGCCTCCTTTCTCAAACGCCGGACGGGCCGCCAGCGCGGCGCGATGTTCCCCGGCCTCGACCAGTTGGACTTCGTCGTCGTCTCCCTGCCGCTCGTGGCGCTGCTCGACTTCGGGTGGTTTTCCACCTGGTTCACGCTCGAGGTCGTCCTCGTCGTCGTCGTCCTCACCCCGATCCTGCACGTGACGACGAACATGGCGGCGTACAAACTCGAGTTAAAGAACGAACCGTGGTAA
- a CDS encoding M24 family metallopeptidase, which yields MPREHIFDEAEYERRVERTKERLREEDLDAIVVADPANMNYLTGYDGWSFYVHQAVVVTPDRDEPVWIGRDMDGGGARATTHLGDDSIRAYSDDHVHSPHDLHPMDFVAGVLEELEVADGRIGLEMDAAYFTAKSYTRLQQNLPEAEFEDATLLVGWVRIKKSEQELEYMREAARISENAMWAGLDVIEEGVPEYEAAAAIYEQLITGTEEYGGDYPSIVPLMPSGDHTGTPHLTWTDREFEDGDPVIIELSGCRHRYHSPLARTTFVGDPPAELQETADIVVEGIEAALDTVEPGVTCEAVEKAWRETIAQYGLEKEDRIGYSMGLGYPPDWGEHTASIRPGDETVLEEDMTFHMIPGIWTDEIGMEISETFRVTSTGAETLADFPRELFTT from the coding sequence ATGCCACGAGAGCATATTTTCGACGAGGCCGAATACGAGCGACGGGTCGAACGGACCAAAGAGCGGTTGCGCGAGGAGGATCTCGACGCCATCGTCGTCGCCGATCCGGCGAACATGAACTACCTGACCGGCTACGACGGCTGGTCGTTCTACGTCCATCAAGCCGTCGTTGTCACGCCCGACCGCGACGAACCGGTCTGGATCGGCCGCGACATGGACGGTGGCGGCGCGCGGGCGACGACCCACCTCGGCGACGACAGCATCCGCGCCTACAGCGACGATCACGTCCACTCGCCCCACGACCTCCACCCGATGGACTTCGTCGCGGGCGTCCTCGAGGAACTCGAGGTCGCGGACGGCCGGATCGGCCTCGAGATGGACGCGGCCTACTTCACCGCGAAGTCCTACACCCGCCTGCAGCAAAACCTCCCCGAGGCCGAGTTCGAGGACGCGACGCTCCTCGTGGGGTGGGTGCGCATCAAGAAGTCCGAGCAAGAACTCGAGTACATGCGCGAGGCCGCCCGCATTTCGGAGAACGCGATGTGGGCGGGGCTGGACGTCATCGAGGAGGGGGTTCCGGAGTACGAGGCCGCGGCCGCGATCTACGAACAACTCATTACCGGCACCGAGGAGTACGGCGGCGACTACCCCTCGATCGTCCCGCTGATGCCCTCGGGCGACCACACCGGGACGCCGCATCTGACCTGGACCGACCGCGAGTTCGAGGACGGCGATCCGGTCATCATCGAACTCTCCGGTTGCCGCCATCGGTATCACTCCCCGCTTGCCCGAACGACGTTCGTCGGCGACCCGCCCGCGGAACTCCAGGAGACCGCCGACATCGTCGTCGAAGGGATCGAGGCCGCGCTCGACACCGTCGAACCCGGCGTCACCTGCGAGGCGGTCGAAAAGGCCTGGCGCGAGACCATCGCCCAGTACGGCCTCGAGAAGGAGGACCGGATCGGCTACTCGATGGGACTGGGCTACCCGCCGGACTGGGGCGAACACACCGCGAGTATCCGTCCCGGCGACGAGACCGTCCTCGAGGAGGACATGACCTTCCACATGATTCCCGGCATCTGGACCGACGAGATCGGGATGGAGATCAGCGAGACGTTCCGCGTCACGAGTACGGGCGCGGAGACACTGGCCGACTTCCCACGGGAGTTATTCACGACGTAA
- the gdhB gene encoding glutamate dehydrogenase GdhB: protein MTTSSPATENESTDEPASALVTARRQLERAATHVDVDPGVVERLKHPTRVQQVSVPLERDDGTVEVFTGYRAQHDDVRGPYKGGLRYHPEVSAEECTGLSMWMTWKCAVMDLPFGGGKGGIAVDPKSLTDDETERLTRRFAEELRDAVGPTKDVPAPDMGTDAQTMAWFMDAYSMQQGETIPGVVTGKPPVIGGSYGREEAPGRSTAIAAREAIQYYDREASETTVAVQGFGSVGANAARLLHEWGASIVAVSDVNSAVYDPDGLDVEAIPSHHEEPEAVTSFANGLEGDDSVRQLTNEELLELDVDVLIPAAVGNVITADNADAIAADIVVEGANGPTTFAADAILEERDVPVIPDILANAGGVTVSYFEWLQDINRRQWSLERVNEELEDHMLEAWTDVRDVVDAEGLTWRDAAYVVALSRIAEAKETRGLWP, encoded by the coding sequence ATGACTACCTCATCACCCGCGACGGAAAACGAATCAACGGACGAACCCGCCTCGGCGCTTGTCACCGCGCGTCGCCAGCTCGAGCGGGCCGCGACCCACGTCGACGTCGACCCCGGCGTCGTCGAGCGACTGAAACACCCGACACGGGTCCAGCAGGTATCGGTCCCCTTAGAGCGCGATGACGGGACCGTCGAGGTCTTTACCGGTTACCGAGCCCAGCACGACGACGTCCGCGGCCCCTACAAGGGCGGCCTGCGCTACCACCCCGAGGTCAGCGCGGAGGAGTGTACCGGGCTCTCGATGTGGATGACCTGGAAGTGTGCGGTGATGGACCTGCCCTTCGGCGGCGGGAAAGGCGGAATCGCCGTCGATCCAAAGTCCTTGACTGACGACGAGACCGAGCGACTCACCCGCCGGTTCGCCGAGGAACTGCGCGATGCCGTCGGGCCGACGAAGGACGTCCCCGCGCCCGACATGGGGACCGACGCCCAGACGATGGCCTGGTTCATGGACGCCTACTCGATGCAACAGGGCGAGACCATCCCCGGCGTCGTCACCGGGAAACCGCCGGTTATCGGCGGCTCCTACGGCCGCGAGGAGGCCCCCGGCCGCTCGACTGCCATCGCCGCTCGCGAGGCGATCCAGTACTACGATCGGGAGGCCTCCGAGACCACGGTCGCCGTTCAGGGCTTCGGCAGCGTCGGTGCCAACGCCGCCCGCCTGCTCCACGAGTGGGGCGCGTCGATCGTCGCCGTCTCCGACGTCAACAGCGCGGTCTACGACCCCGACGGGCTCGACGTCGAGGCGATTCCCTCCCACCACGAGGAACCCGAAGCGGTCACCAGCTTCGCGAACGGCCTCGAGGGCGACGATAGCGTCCGTCAGCTCACGAACGAGGAACTGCTCGAACTCGATGTCGACGTCCTGATCCCGGCCGCGGTCGGCAACGTCATCACCGCCGACAACGCCGACGCGATCGCCGCGGACATCGTCGTCGAAGGGGCCAACGGGCCGACTACCTTCGCCGCCGACGCCATCCTCGAGGAGCGGGACGTGCCGGTGATCCCTGACATCCTCGCGAACGCCGGCGGCGTCACCGTCTCCTACTTCGAGTGGCTCCAGGACATCAACCGCCGCCAGTGGTCCCTCGAACGGGTCAACGAGGAACTCGAGGACCACATGCTCGAGGCCTGGACCGATGTCCGCGACGTCGTCGACGCCGAGGGGCTGACGTGGCGCGACGCCGCTTACGTGGTCGCGCTGTCCCGGATCGCCGAAGCGAAGGAGACGCGCGGGCTCTGGCCGTAG
- a CDS encoding DUF502 domain-containing protein produces MAWKREFASGLIVIGPILVTLYVLYRVYALIAGITPPVPTDALLTGLIAHEQTRTVAVGVSQAIVPLALFCLVTVVVGFLTRTTVGDLFTRGVDHAANRVPGLRVIYNASKVAAETTFGEEQALQEPVRVENWNGVEVPAFKTGHTTPDGRPVLFIPTAPNISSGFVVEADPDRVTETDERVDETLAHVLSAGFGESTRPDGAAPTVPFETTDDRAEDD; encoded by the coding sequence ATGGCGTGGAAGCGCGAGTTCGCGAGCGGACTGATCGTTATCGGTCCGATACTCGTCACGCTGTATGTCCTGTACCGCGTCTACGCGCTGATAGCCGGTATTACGCCGCCGGTGCCGACCGACGCCCTGTTAACAGGGCTGATCGCTCACGAGCAGACTCGCACGGTCGCCGTCGGCGTCTCGCAGGCGATCGTTCCGCTGGCGTTGTTCTGTCTCGTGACGGTCGTCGTCGGCTTTCTGACCCGAACGACGGTCGGTGATCTCTTCACGCGAGGCGTCGACCACGCCGCGAACCGTGTTCCGGGGTTGCGCGTCATCTACAACGCATCGAAAGTCGCCGCCGAAACCACGTTCGGCGAGGAACAGGCGCTGCAGGAACCGGTCAGAGTCGAGAACTGGAACGGCGTCGAGGTACCCGCGTTCAAGACCGGCCACACGACTCCCGACGGACGGCCCGTCCTCTTTATTCCGACCGCGCCGAACATCTCCTCCGGGTTCGTCGTCGAGGCCGATCCCGACCGCGTCACGGAGACCGACGAACGCGTCGACGAAACGCTGGCTCACGTCCTAAGCGCCGGGTTCGGTGAGTCGACTCGGCCGGACGGAGCGGCCCCGACGGTCCCGTTCGAGACGACTGACGACCGCGCCGAGGACGACTGA
- a CDS encoding NAD(P)-dependent oxidoreductase produces the protein MSPEPDVVVLREGTEGLSMESYAERLRERLPDHTVALARTPKEEHELIPQARVVTGISIDEALLERADRLELFACTFAGTDHVPMDALADRGVTVTNAGGIHAPGIAEQTIGNMLVFARRLHEGWRRKENGEWRHFQSHEFTDSTVTVVGLGSIGQAVVQRLEGFEVETIGIRYTPEKGGPTDEVLGFDEDDVHEAFSRSDYVVLACPLNDLTRGLVGEAELATLPPNAVIVNAARGGIVDTDALLSALQSEGIRGAALDVTDPEPLPADHPLWDLENCLITPHTGGHTPKHWDRLADIVAGNLEALASGGEIENAVLRPDSSE, from the coding sequence ATGAGTCCGGAGCCGGACGTCGTCGTTCTCCGCGAGGGAACGGAAGGGCTGTCGATGGAATCGTACGCCGAGCGACTGCGCGAGCGACTGCCGGATCACACCGTCGCGCTCGCACGCACGCCGAAAGAAGAACATGAACTGATCCCGCAGGCCCGAGTCGTGACCGGGATCTCGATCGACGAGGCGCTCCTCGAGCGGGCCGACCGGCTCGAGCTGTTCGCGTGTACCTTCGCCGGCACCGATCACGTGCCGATGGATGCGCTGGCCGACCGCGGCGTGACCGTGACGAACGCCGGCGGCATCCACGCCCCCGGGATCGCCGAGCAGACGATCGGGAACATGCTCGTATTCGCCCGCCGGCTCCACGAGGGGTGGCGGCGCAAGGAAAACGGCGAGTGGCGACATTTCCAGTCCCACGAGTTCACGGACAGCACCGTCACGGTCGTCGGGCTGGGCTCGATCGGACAGGCGGTCGTCCAACGCCTCGAGGGGTTCGAGGTCGAGACGATCGGGATCCGCTACACCCCGGAGAAGGGCGGGCCGACCGACGAGGTACTCGGGTTCGACGAGGACGACGTCCACGAGGCCTTCTCGCGGAGCGACTACGTCGTGCTGGCGTGCCCGCTCAACGACCTGACCCGCGGGCTCGTCGGCGAGGCGGAACTGGCGACGCTGCCCCCGAACGCCGTGATCGTCAACGCGGCCCGCGGTGGCATCGTCGACACCGACGCGTTGCTTTCGGCGCTACAGTCCGAGGGGATCCGCGGGGCGGCACTGGACGTCACCGACCCCGAGCCGCTGCCGGCCGACCACCCGCTGTGGGACCTCGAGAACTGTCTCATTACGCCCCACACCGGCGGTCACACGCCTAAACACTGGGACCGGCTGGCCGACATCGTCGCCGGCAACCTCGAGGCCCTCGCATCCGGCGGCGAGATCGAAAACGCCGTGTTGCGGCCGGATTCGAGCGAGTGA
- a CDS encoding amidohydrolase, which produces MTEPIQDRLVTVRRSFHRHPEPAWREFLTTARLVEEIRGIGVDELAVGPDAYDPADRMAVPDADLEPWVERARERGADEALLERMTGGNTGAVAVLERGEGPAIGLRVDIDGLFIEESTDPDHDPVDEGFRSEIEGTMHACGHDAHMTWGLAVLEAIAESDFAGRLVVFFQPAEETGGGGCPMAKSEFADDLDYLLAVHVGLDHPTGEVIAGIEKPLAMCHVDVTIEGTSAHAGKAPNEGANAMHAMGAGIVNAYGIPRHSDGMTRVNVGKAEAGTASNVIAERAHMEAEARGETTELMEYMKRRLERTMRSAAKMHGCRADVEVVSESPRADSDPELQALVSEVAGGIAGVDHVVPAADFGASEDATFLMERVQEDGGLATYMIVGTDHPTSHHTPTFDVDERSLQHGVDVLVGTIRELEARHPVPQVDAGDATPADDASAEAGE; this is translated from the coding sequence ATGACCGAGCCGATCCAGGACCGACTCGTGACGGTTCGTCGCAGCTTCCACCGCCACCCCGAGCCCGCGTGGCGCGAGTTCCTCACCACGGCCCGCCTCGTCGAGGAGATCAGGGGTATCGGCGTCGACGAACTGGCCGTCGGCCCCGACGCCTACGACCCCGCCGACCGAATGGCCGTCCCCGACGCCGACCTCGAGCCGTGGGTCGAGCGCGCCCGCGAGCGCGGCGCGGACGAGGCCCTCTTAGAGCGCATGACCGGCGGCAATACGGGGGCCGTCGCGGTCCTCGAGCGCGGCGAGGGACCGGCGATCGGGCTGCGCGTCGACATCGACGGGCTGTTCATCGAGGAATCGACCGACCCGGATCACGACCCCGTCGACGAGGGCTTTCGCTCGGAGATCGAGGGCACGATGCACGCCTGCGGCCACGACGCCCACATGACCTGGGGGCTGGCCGTCCTCGAGGCCATCGCCGAGAGCGACTTTGCCGGCCGACTGGTGGTCTTCTTCCAACCGGCCGAGGAGACCGGCGGCGGCGGCTGTCCGATGGCCAAAAGCGAGTTCGCCGACGACCTGGACTACCTGCTCGCGGTCCACGTCGGACTCGACCACCCCACGGGCGAGGTGATCGCCGGGATCGAGAAGCCGCTGGCGATGTGTCACGTCGACGTGACGATCGAGGGGACCTCCGCGCACGCGGGCAAGGCCCCGAACGAGGGGGCAAACGCCATGCACGCCATGGGTGCCGGGATCGTCAACGCCTACGGGATCCCCCGCCACAGCGACGGGATGACGCGGGTGAACGTCGGCAAGGCCGAGGCCGGCACCGCGAGTAACGTCATCGCCGAACGCGCCCACATGGAAGCCGAGGCCCGCGGCGAGACCACCGAGTTGATGGAGTACATGAAACGCCGCCTCGAGCGGACGATGCGGTCCGCGGCGAAGATGCACGGCTGCCGGGCCGACGTCGAGGTCGTCAGCGAGTCGCCCCGGGCCGACAGCGACCCCGAACTGCAGGCGCTGGTGAGCGAGGTCGCCGGCGGCATTGCGGGCGTCGACCACGTGGTGCCGGCCGCCGACTTCGGCGCGAGCGAGGACGCGACCTTCCTGATGGAACGAGTTCAGGAAGACGGTGGGCTGGCGACGTACATGATCGTCGGCACCGACCATCCCACCAGCCACCACACGCCGACCTTCGACGTCGACGAGCGGAGCCTCCAGCACGGCGTCGACGTGCTGGTCGGGACGATTCGGGAACTCGAGGCCCGCCATCCGGTCCCACAGGTCGACGCGGGGGACGCGACGCCGGCCGACGATGCGAGCGCGGAGGCCGGTGAATGA